Genomic window (Drosophila albomicans strain 15112-1751.03 chromosome X, ASM965048v2, whole genome shotgun sequence):
CAACGCAGCCAGGCCGCCAACGAGGCCAACTCCAGTAACGAGCCAAGTTGAAAAATCTTTATTGTGTATCAAACCATTTGTATTAAttaggagcagcagcaaaataatTACGACTGTAGAATAAGAAGCAAACTAACTGAAAACCAAATGCTTTGTGCGCtctcttttttatgttttaaggAGCGTTTTACATTGGCTGCGCcaaaatctatttaatttaaaactttctAAAATCAGTAACGACCCGAAACGAGCAATTTGCGTAGTAATTTGTTGTCGCTAATTTGCGGCGTACCtaacataaatttgtaaaagcaaaagcctTTACTTGCTATAAAGTGTGGCACAGATAGCAAATATAtgatatgcaaatattaaagttaatatgtatttaataaatatttgagacaactaaaaatagaaaacatcaaaattgtcaaaattgTCAAAACAAAGCAGAGATAATAGAGGAGGAAAAGTTTCAGAGGACTGAGGACAGAGGACAGGGGACAGGGAACGAATGGCGAATGGCGAAACCCAAAGGCGACAATCGCACTGTAGTATTAAGGGACTAGAAGCGTCTACGGCGCGataataaacttatttattgCATAGTTTATGCACAGTCTCAGCCACTCGTCGTTCGTTCCGCCCATCGTTCGTACTCGtactcgttctcgttctccagctcgtattcgtattcgtatcaCTTATACGCAATGGTGTCGCACATTTAACATGCACCCTTGTGTAAAATGCGATATGGTTACaagtgctgtgctgtgctgtgctgtgctgtgacAAACCAAACCCATCCGAACATACTTTATGGCACTCCAACATACTATAATGCAACGGGTAGTATCTATATCTATAAGCATATATGCGCTtatgcttgctgcttgctgcttgctgcttgtgTGTATCGAATAGACGAGTGAAATATCTACGAAAAATATAAGTACCTACAAGTATAATGCGATCGTAAAAAGTCTTTTCATTGCGTGCATAAAGTATTAAGCTACTTTGCAGCATCTTTGCATGCATTACCAAggataataaacaaatacacaagcacacaaggcacacacacacacacatattggTCGTCACTCACAGTGGGTAAATCGAGTAGAGTCCTTAATTGTTTTCGAGTGCTCGCAAATGCGGTCCTTGAATCAAATTCGAATGATAGAACTCGAATTAGCCGCAAATACattgaaaacacaacaaaacaaataaaacatttgtcTTTCAATTGTATCCCGTGAATGCAAATATCTGCTGTGTTCCACAGTTCTGTGAAGACGAATAGGAATACGAACACGAGGAGCAAATTTATACTTTGCCTTCTGAGTGTCTTATCCGCGTCCTGCACTTGAAATGCCGTCTGGCTGCCAGATGACAGAGCCGAGAGTAAGAAGGCCTTTTAGTTTCTGATATTCAACGCTTCGCTTCTGTTTcacttgttgttcttgtgttCAGAGGTCTCTCTTCTCCTACAGTGCATAATTCGCTATGTgcgaattgaaataaaattcattacaAGTATAGTATTTGGTAGTCAAGtagtattaatatataattcagAGTCAGACTTTATGCATTCATCATTGCTGCCAATATAAAAGTCAAAGAGAGAACAAAACTCAATTTGAAAAAATCTTGACTCACgattttttcgatcttaaaaagaacaatcttgaaatacaattttttggtTGATATATATTAAATCCAGATTTTGATACTACATTTTTATGTTAAGATAAAAAACATCttatcttaaaattaaaacctTGATTgaagaatgttttattctagattCAAAAGTTATAAAGTTTAAtcttaatttaagattttgcaatcttcattaaatttgaagaTTTTTCAATTCTTGAAAcattataatcttgaatttccaGATTTGGCAATCTAaattttttgtagattttcaATCTAGATGTAACAATAaaccttcttggttcaattttaaaatacaaacaatcttgatttaagactTTATTCTTGATTTGAGCATGTTTTTTCTTcctgtttgcatttaaagtgAACAACATCTATTTGAAGACACTAATGCCAATTCAtaataagtatgtgtgtgtgttcacagTTCGTATACGTGTTTTCTCTTATACGTCGATTACTTGCCAAAAAGGATTAAGTTAAGAAAATACGCGAAATTGGATTTCCTTTTGAAATTCCTAGCCCTTCTCCTTTCatttgacacacacacacacacacacacatacacgcgcACACGCCCCTCACATGATGACTTGTTGAGggaaatgaaattgatatttaGGATTGGGcagagttgagttgaattgCTTCGCTACAAGTTGTGAACCCCAGCATCGTCGTTAGAGTAAGCGTTAACCAAATACCCTGTGAAAAACACTTGAACTTAAATGATTCCTTAAACTGGACGACTCTGCACTCCATACCTACGCTCAGCATCTTGAAATAATGGTACTCCTGGCTATGGACTCAATTCATAAATGGATAAAACGACAAGTGCAACGCTTTGCTGCCAAACTCAGGCGAGACGTTGTCCACATGGTCCACAAATCCCGACAAGCGTcagccaaatggcaaaattgaaataatcaaGTTACTCTAAACGCATCGTATACCGGTTATGAAGAGTAACCACTGGCTTGTCAGGTGCTGCAAGACGCAGATGCTAGAATATCAATGTGAATTAATTGTCAATCATTGATGAGTGTGTGAGTCCTTTTATGCTCAGTTATATGCACTCAAAGTATGACCaaattgtttacataaatatatatgttatatatatttattttttctcaaaTAAGTACATTAAAtgctgtgtgtctgtgtgtgtgtgtgtgtgtgtgtgtgggaataTTCAAGTAGTCTTATCTTAGAAGTACCTGAATTATTAAGCCATTCGTACTACGCTGTGTAttgatttcagtttgcatTGTAAGCGTAGGGATCGGTTTCGTTTTCAGTCCAGTCCAgtccttgttgttgtgcacACATCCACGTGTACACACATCCATATACTATAAAAGTATGtacgcacatacacatacacacactcatacacacacagagatggCTACTGAGGTAGTTGGTCGGCGACATTTTCGTTTTGGCATTTCGCATGCAATTTGCGGTTCATTGAATCGGAAGTTTTCCCATTTAACTTAAGCCTCTTTAACAATCCTATTGACGCAAATTTCTACTTACCATTGCTGGGCACTTGCTGCCTGCAGCCTCCCGCCTCccgccttttgccttttgcctgcCAACCTGCCCACATGCAAGCTTTCCCGCTTTCCCGCCCGCTTTCCTGCCTGCCGCTTGTAGCAGATTTTGGTGCAGGTGCAAGTGCGCGTGACACCGCTCTCACCGCTCTCACTGCCTTTTCATTTGGAGTCAATAGTGTCCACATCTACCATTTATCTGCCCCATTTGACCACGACCAGATGCTAGATGACGCTCATAAATATCAGCTCAGCACTCGCATTTTCATATGTTAGAACAGCTCTTGTCTTTATGATTCGATAATGTTctatttaataattgcatCAACTTGGCAACAAGTATGTGCTAAGAAGCACCTTTAAGTATTTTGCTTGTTAACGTGCCAACAAGAAATGTACAGACAATACGATGATTTGCGGAAATGCGAATTCCGCGACTCAAGTTGGGTTTCATAGTGGAAGGAGGGGAGAGGAAAACATGAACTTCAACCAGCTTCACAGGTTAGTTTGCTACACATTCGGAGGGTCAAACACACGTCCCAAGTGAGGCATCGGCAAACTCTGATGCCACAATAGCACCTAAAATAGTACTCAAAGTTAAACGGCAACGTAATCCGAACGCCCAGTTGGACTATCATCTGCCGTAATGGGCAAAAGCGTTAATTGATGTGGACTAGAGAGATACCCTTCGCCTTTAGACATGTGTGTAACAATATCCATGTTGTTATACCCACCTAATTTGCAATGCGCGAGCAGGGTATAAGAAGTTTTTCCAATAACCAGGCCGCTTTTGGCAGCGGCATCGGCAGCGGCGGCTGCTTTAACCAGAAGCATCcataaaagcagcaacaactataacaGCAACAAGGATATGTCAGAGAATTACCCTACAGCAcagacacccacacacacacacccgtaCACCCGCAaacacaacactcacacacacacacacgtacccGGGCACGTACACAAAAGCTGAACAGACTGAAGCCGTAAACCAAAATGCCGTCCAAAAGACAGGTGCAATGTGCaatcttttggtattttgttggctttgcaCATTTGGCGTaatgccaaaaacacaaaaaagcataaaaagcaaaagaatcaCAAGAAAGgagcagaaaagaaaagaaaagaaaagaaaccaaagcaaagcaaaacaagtgCGGCAACAGCAAAGACAAGTACAATGAAAATTCAACACctgaaaaatgcaaacactTAAAAGACGCCCCGCCAACCAAAGCGCCAGCTCTTCTAACGTCGCCTAAGTCAAGAAGCAGAGCAGATGAAGTGGAGAAGCGGTGTGGAGCGGTGTGGATGGGATTCTCGAGTGGTGCTGTGGGTGGCAAGGACGAAGGCAATATCGATGTGCCAGCATTTCACCGTTTCACCGTTGATGATgaggacgatgacgatgagcaCCGGATAGGTAGGTGTCGGAATCGGAGTCATAGTcgcagttggagttgaagttcgggttggagtcagagtcagagtcagtgTAGAAGCCAAAGCCTGAAACTTGGAGTCACCGAGCCTTGGCCTGAGCTCCTCTGCTCTTCTGCGCTGCGCTGTGCTTCGATCTTCGTTGCTTTGCTGCCGGCACAGGGCACAAGGACGTGCATTCATTCAAatcgactccaactccaactcgacTCCCACAGTTTTGAAGCAAAACGCATacaaaagaaattcattttaatgcaCAGGCGGCCCAAGCCCAAGCTCCAAGCCGCCGCAACGCAGGAAACCATTGCCAGGCTCAGGGAGTAAGATGGCAAGGCAAGATGAGGGGTTGGCAGCCAGAGGTTTAGCTGTGGGTGAGAGGAATAAAGGCAGAGAAGTGCAGGTCGgggtcggagtcggagtcagagtcagagtcacagACCgtgttgcagtcgcagtcagagCCGTagcagttgccgttgcctttgcctttgccggAGTCGTGGTCTGCGTACGCCTAAATGCGGCAAATGGTTTATTTTTCCCGCACTTCGTGAATTTAAGCGGGCAAAGCGCATTTGGTAAGGGATATCGAaggagtgagagagcgagaaagcgaCTGAAAACTGTGGGCGGCCAAAAGGCAAGTCAAACCAAGTTGAGtctataatttttgttgtggttcCTGTCTATTGTCTTTACGCTGTTTTCCTCACTTTTCCACAGCCTTTGTGCCGCCGTTTActtcttcttttcatttttactgGGAACGCTATCATTTCACTTAGTAGGTTGAGTCATTCACCCACAATATTTAAAGTAGACATTAgcttagcttttttttttcaatccATTGCAGCCCACCTAGGCTTTGTTCGTATTAATGAAATGCGCACGAAAAATAAACTGGAAAATTTATTGCTCTCCCAAGTACTTGCTTCCCATTTAGCTGATTATTGATCATTTTTACTTTCGAACTTTATAGCTTCCTCgatcaatttcaaatgcaataaaatatacattgtTATTAGACtactatatgttatgtatagaTTTGAAGTCATTCAAGGCAATACAGTCTCATGATTATGTACTTAACTTTCAGGTTTTTATATGTTAATGTATGCAAGTACTTGTATAAGAGGTAACAATATCCACTTATGTACATGCACGCATgaatatacttatttatgttatgcgtaaattaaagtatatcgtatgtatatgcatacatCACATACATAAGTAATGCAAGTTTTATgtattcatttgaattatagGTCTGTAcgcaaatacatatatgtaagcacacgtataaatatatttcataggTATGAATGTTTGCGTTTATGTATGTtcgtacatatataaaatatacataaaatatataatttacataattacATCAAAATTTGTACATGGGTGTTATGGTATGTTTATAGGATGAATGAATACCagcatgtatatatgtttgtgtgttcatattaaataattatatctaTGCatgaatgtatgtacatacatatgtctcAATGTTTATTGGTATCTTTATATCATGTAAGATCCATTACTATTTTGTCTTCTTTGATTGGATACTCTTATCCAGTTCAAAATCCAACTAAATCCTGTCTTAGCAAGACGCATTACTTCAGTAAACTAGTTACTTTGACATAGACATATTTGGTAAAAGATTCATTAGTATATCCTTAAGAAAGGCATAGAAAATAGGAATAGATACAGTCCCTCTTGCATaatctaaattaaatgtaatttgcataatagttcctttttttaatttcattttgctcttttcaaaattatcgttgcaattatttttttttttttaatacattgaCAATGATTTAGTTCTTTATTTAACgatcattaaatataaattcttaagaccattttataattgttataaacCATTCACCATCTTCGCGGATCCCATATCCGATCGTATCCGCATCCAACCGACAAACTAAGTGACAACGTATCTGAAGCCGAATACTTGTTGGAATACAAATGAGTGAAAGCTTTCAAGTATCTGGAGTGAAAGCTCATGCAAACGCACTCAAAACAAGAGCGCATGTGCTTATTTTTTTGAGACTACTCAACTTTTGTGGGTGGCGCCAATTTttactcaattttttttattattaagttttGTTCGTACTGGCTGTCGTGTCGTTAGATTTTCTTTGTTCATAGTCGCTGTTTTCCCGATTTGTCTTCGGTTTGGCTCTCGGAAGTATTCGTCTTGCAAAATAACTGACAAATCAGTACGCATTTGAGTCTCTGATGAATGACACTAGATTAGATGGCTTTTAAGTTAAAACTGACTTGCAACAATAAAACGTCTTTACAAATGCGCACTTTCTAAACGTATTGTGTTGAATTGTTCAAAAACTGTCCACATGGGATGAAATCAGTTTCATTCTAAAGGTAAAAAGAAACTGTTCATTAGATacatttactattatttatgattGAAACCAATCTGCATATTAAGAATGTTCAATTTACCGGCTTTGATGAGTCACATATGTTAGCCGAGACAACAACCCAAATGCATTGAATAGTCACGTCGTATGCGCAAAcgatatatcgataacatCGACTTTGTCGATTTTGTAGTAAACGATATACTTTCTTGGTATTATTTTCCCTAATCAATTACAACACGTTTATAGGACATTAacaaatatgtgaaaaataaacatttacaaattaGCTTCAACAGACGAGTGAGAAAGTTTTCAAAAGTACCCCAAATAAAGTGTAGCAATCGTgcatgtggtatatttggtatattagaaaagtaaataaagtcaATTCCCAAGTTGAGGTCCGGTCACACTGATTGATGCACTTTTTTACATCCCTACACCAAAATAAACAGCTCGAAAagttacaacaaaaacaaaacagagcgTAAACTGAATGCAAACATCAAGTACAATACGCGAATAACTAAAATTTGCTTCGTAAAGCTGCGCCAAATGGATTTAAATCAAGAGCAATACGTCTGCACCATCTGAACAGAATTGAGAACACTGTGGAGTTGACACAATTATGCAAGTTGCAACAGCCGCAATAACAAACTGTACTTGGTAGTGGTTGGTGGCTAGTGGCAGTGCCTGCTAGCTGCTGGCTGGTGGCTGGTGGTTGCACGGTTTCAGCGGCAGTCTCCACATATGACGGAGATGCTTAAGGCTTTCAACTGAGACACAACACATCTACGATCGCGAATCAAATCATCAGCAGTAAGCAGTAAGTAGAGCGCCGAGTCTGTGGCAAGTGTGTGTTCACCCTGACAAAGAGATCTAATCTGTACGTTTCCAGCAATGAATACCAAACATTCCGAACCATTTTATATATCGTCCAATTTGTTCGACAATCGGCGCCTCAAGCGCCGCCTCTGCAAATGGATGGAGCGTCTGCGTGAACGCCAAAAACTCTATATGTCCAATATGCGTTCTCATACGCAttcacacacccacacacacatgcatacgcatacgcacgcacacacgcacacgccgGCCTCTAAGACTGAACGTGGCAAGCAGCGACGTTGTCATCTGATGTTATCGCGACGTCATGTAGCCGCTACACTACCTGCTGACATTACCATCGATCTGCTATCGGACgatgacgaagacgaagaGCAGACTCAGCCAGTGGTCGCTAAAGCGGCGGCTCCCGGATATGCTATGGCCAGCGGCCTCTTGCTCCACCACCACAGAGCTGCCGGTGTCGCTGTCGGTGTTGGTGGTACTGCTAGCTTGCAACTATCCACGGTTCCGAATATCACACTTGTACCCGTTGAGTTGGCGCCGGCGCACAGCTCGACCTCGACCTCAACCATGCTGCTCATGCCAGCCAGCTCCACCAGAGCGATCAGTGGTCGCAAAAAAGCTGGCAATACGAGCAAACGGTACGGAGACGTgacgtcaacaacaacagcaaccttTTCCGACAGTATAGTGCTGACCAGTGACGACGAAGATGGCAGAAATGATTTCAGCAGGCGTCACATAATGCGCTCACCACCGCCGCTGGCACCGCTGACATTTAACGATACTATTGAGGAGGTAACTGTGTCCTTGGTGCCACGAAATTCTACAATTGCCAACTGCCAAGCTAGGCAACGACGTCGACAGCCTCGGGACTCGTCGTTCCACACTGGCAATTCTCACGCTCACGCCCAGGCCCAGGTTCAGGCACACGCTCACTCTCAGAATTGCAACGCTCCAACAACCACATTGCCAAACAGCTTCGATGGTTACTTGAATGTCGATGTGGCCAGCGATGTGACGGCCACGCTGCCGGATGAAACAACCGTGCACACGGTCATTGCGAATCGCATCTACGAGCTGTCGCTAAGCAAACTGCGTGAAGGACTCGCGTCCAGCGGCGTGCCGGAGTATACACACGACATTCTGCCAGAGCAACTGCAAAAGTTGTCGCCAGCGATGCGCGCGAAGGTCGCCCCAATGGTGGTGCCTTCGCCTCCTGCACCCATTTCGCTGAAGCTATCTAGTGACCTAAGCATATCACTGATCTCAGATGACGACGACTGTGAAAGTGGCGGTAACAATGGTAGTGGCGATGGCGggggcggcggcggcggcggcagcagcggaaGAAGCTCTGATCTTTTACATCCTGTGGTAGCCGCAGCCGAAGCACACGCTGCGGCCAAGCTcttgaagcagcagcaaccacaactcTCTGTGGTACAGCACCTACAGTATCCGGGCCACGGCACACCTGTGGCTCTACCTGTGATGGCACTGGCGGCTACGTCGCCCACCTTGGTGCCATCTACAAGACGCCGCAAACTAGGTTAAGGTTCATGGAACGATCTACGAAGACGCATCATTCCCCGACCCAAACACGGACTAATACATACAGTACATAAAGCATTGTTGAATGCAtgccaacacaacaacaacaacaacaacaatgtagAGGTCCAGACTTTTTTATAGTGCAAATATATACAAAGTAAATAGATTTGTAGTTCATctgtattttaatttcgtcACGTCGTGCGTGCTTCAGTCTGCAGTATGCAGTATGCAGCCTGTATTTCTCTCGTGTGTAGATTTCCATTCGATGGTTTCACCTCTCATATTTTAAGTCTGTAATGATAATGCATAACGTACAAAGTTAGCGCAAttaatacatttcaaataatgaaaattatgaaaattacaaaatgaaaatcaaaatacaaaatgcaaatatatttaagcagAGCGAGACAACATACATAATATGAAAGCTATACTAACTTATAGTCGGccgatatatatgtatacgactatatatacatatgtacatgtattcTACTTCtttacacacattttataAATCGGTTATCTGAAAAGCTTTCGATTATTTGGGCAttttttgtacatatgtacatactatatatacacatcAATTGGAATTAATTACACATTGTTGTCTATTTAGTAATGGTAATAGCAAACCtgcataaatgcaaatgattgtgttaatatcaaaataaattaaagtgtaTTTGAATAGATACATAAATCTGTTTGGCTTACGTCGTTTTATCTTTACGAACTTATTACcagttttaaattcaatattcaattttttatttatcttgtcttgtatgtatgtatttatccTTTAAGACAGCATATATAAAAGATGCTTAACCTTCGGATAGATTATAAGTCTGGGTTTTGGAATTTAGAATTCagaatttaagtttttaaaatcCCTTTTTTTCTCCATTTCAGATAACTCAGTAAACATGGTAATAAGGTACAttccatttctatttcaaaACGGACAGATACTATCGGACCTTGTCTAAAACAATCTTCATGGAATTTAAGAGCTCCAAATGTAAAGTGTGAAATCGCTTAAGACCCATATTACaagtataatattttctaaCATATCGGAAGGTAACTTAGAAGTTATTTTACTTTCAAGACATCATCTGTTATCTTTTATCGATAGTAGGTAGGACATTTAAGAGGAACTTAATTTGATAAAGAGTTATGTTAATAAGGGACATTAAGTAATTTCGAAACCATATTTATTGCCATACTTAGTTTTTTTCGATGTCTCTggattataaatatttcgctTTTCGATAACAATTACAATATGAAAACATATAACTCTGTTCTCAACTTGGCCAAAAAAGCAGCAGTGATGCTATTGCCCACGCATGCGCTTTGAGGAGTATCTCATGTACCTTTTAGGGCGGAAACGCTTTCTGATATACCAGAAATAATTTTACTTTTGAGTGTTAAAACGTATCGAACGGGGTTTGAACGCGGTCAATTAACACGGTTACGAGTAGCGCGAGatgagttaaaaaaaaaaaaacatcgtGTAATTTTAGTAGCTTACCGTCAAGTTTATAGTTGTTATATAGTAAACGTAACAGACCGGTCATGGTAGTcgtacaatatatttataatttatccAAACTCTGCTCCTGAACATATCTACTTGAAACTCCGTACATTCAATCAATCTATAGCTTATGCTGGGAAGTGTCTCAAATCACTGATTTCAATGGACTAGCTCAAACTT
Coding sequences:
- the LOC117577089 gene encoding protein a6, with product MNTKHSEPFYISSNLFDNRRLKRRLCKWMERLRERQKLYMSNMRSHTHSHTHTHMHTHTHAHTHTPASKTERGKQRRCHLMLSRRHVAATLPADITIDLLSDDDEDEEQTQPVVAKAAAPGYAMASGLLLHHHRAAGVAVGVGGTASLQLSTVPNITLVPVELAPAHSSTSTSTMLLMPASSTRAISGRKKAGNTSKRYGDVTSTTTATFSDSIVLTSDDEDGRNDFSRRHIMRSPPPLAPLTFNDTIEEVTVSLVPRNSTIANCQARQRRRQPRDSSFHTGNSHAHAQAQVQAHAHSQNCNAPTTTLPNSFDGYLNVDVASDVTATLPDETTVHTVIANRIYELSLSKLREGLASSGVPEYTHDILPEQLQKLSPAMRAKVAPMVVPSPPAPISLKLSSDLSISLISDDDDCESGGNNGSGDGGGGGGGGSSGRSSDLLHPVVAAAEAHAAAKLLKQQQPQLSVVQHLQYPGHGTPVALPVMALAATSPTLVPSTRRRKLG